The following proteins are encoded in a genomic region of Tenebrio molitor chromosome 7, icTenMoli1.1, whole genome shotgun sequence:
- the LOC138136096 gene encoding chymotrypsin B-like gives MFVQWFIVILFVAEGNAKCVKNKIKLWSPTKCEAGRRFFARLNNIPDFSGEKIAQPYLSPWLVELKIAAPHDAKSCTGALINDRYVLTAQQCILPPVQAHHVTVHVGFYNGYKNDISELFQPRLLKRAVLQLILHPSYDPTNPNTVANNLGLVKVLTPVKYSKTIFPVQLPSPGDKFKNYGNKAAEYVGWSFVSNYGNPPDRKLKQVDVKILDEEQCSNFNTNYKGVVTSGVICSVKAANSSEPCGDETGGLLTIEKPRNLYNITVLVGISVWESPVAKRCQLSAPPKVYARIDNQLGWIKENTRDGLYCRY, from the exons ATGTTTGTGCAGTGGTTTATTGTTATACTGTTTGTGGCGGAAGGAAACGCTAAATGTGTTAAGAACAAA attaaactCTGGTCTCCGACAAAATGTG agGCAGGAAGAAGATTTTTTGCTAGATTAAATAATATACCGGATTTTTCCGGTGAAAAAATTGCACAACCATATCTGTCTCCCTGGCTGGTCGAACTTAAAATTGCCGCCCCCCACGATGCAAAGTCGTGCACAGGGGCCCTAATTAATGACAGATATGTACTTACAGCTCAACAGTGCATCTTACC ACCTGTCCAGGCGCATCACGTGACTGTACATGTTGGATTCTACAACGGCTACAAGAACGACATAAGCGAACTCTTCCAACCGAGACTTTTGAAGAGAGCCGTGTTACAACTTATTCTCCACCCCAGTTACGACCCAACAAATCCAAACACGGTTGCCAACAATTTAGGACTTGTAAAGGTGCTAACACCGGTGAAATACAGTAAGACAATATTTCCTGTGCAGTTACCTTCACCCGGAGATAAAT TTAAAAATTACGGAAACAAAGCAGCTGAATATGTTGGATGGTCTTTCGTGTCTAACTACGGGAATCCTCCTGATAGAAAGTTAAAACAGGTCGACGTGAAAATTTTGGACGAGGAACAATGtagtaattttaacacgaacTACAAAGGAGTCGTCACTTCTGGAGTTATATGTTCGGTGAAAGCTGCTAACAGTTCAGAACCATGTGGG GACGAGACTGGTGGCCTACTTACTATAGAGAAACCACGAAACTTGTATAACATTACGGTGTTAGTTG GAATATCGGTTTGGGAATCCCCGGTTGCTAAACGCTGTCAGCTGTCTGCACCTCCTAAAGTTTACGCGCGTATAGACAATCAGTTGGGTTGGATTAAGGAAAATACCCGTGATGGACTGTACTGTCGTTACTGA